The nucleotide window GCGTGAGCAGGATTTCACCTTCCGGGGCCAGGGCGGCCAGCCGCCGGGCAGTTTCCACGACCTCGCCGATAGGCGTGTAATGCCGATAGGTCGATCCCCCCAGCAGTCCAATCAGCGCAAGCCCCCGGTGAAGTGCGAAACGGGGGATCAGCCGCAGCGGCGGGGGAAGCTCCAGATGCAGCCGACGGATTCGCTCCCGAAGGGCCAGGGCCGCCCGCAGGGCCCGAACCGGGTGATCCGGGCAGGGGATCGGCGCGTTGAACCAGGCCAGGGTTCCCCCATCCCCCATCGGAGCAGGCGTTCCACCTTCCGCCTGAACGCTCTCATAGAAGAGGCTGAGATGTCGATTCAGCGCCTGATGAAGGGTCCCTGCAGGAAGTCCCTCCGGACGAGCCGCTTCCTGAATTCGCTCCCGGAGCCCGCTCCATGACACGGCCAGGACACTGAGGGGTTGCATTCGGGCCGGACCCATGATCTCGTGAGGGGCCTTTTGCAGAGCCTGCATGATCGGGGAAGGAATGAAGGAACGCAACAGGTTCCACCAGCGGAGGTGGTAGGTCTTGAGCGAGGCGATGCGCTGCCCCAGGCGCAGCTGCGCGTGGAGCCGGGCCAGGACCTCGCGGGGATCGTAGGGCTTGGTCACGTAATCCTCCGCGCCGATCCGGAGTCCCTCCACCAGCTCTCCGATGGCCGTCCGCCCGGTGAGGATCAGCACCGGGATGTCGCGGAGCTGCGCATCCGCTTTCATCGCCCGGCATACCATCAGCCCGTCGGCATCCGGCAGGCCGAGGTCGAGGATCACCACATCGGGGCGCCAGGAGCGAAGCCGGCTCCATCCGTGGCGGGCTGTCGCGGCAACCACCACCTCAAAGCCGTTCCAGACCAGCAGGTCGTGAAGCGCCTTCGCCTCGTTGGGATTATCCTCGATGATCAGCACGCGAGGCGGGCGTCCCCTGCCTTCCCCTGGCTGTCCGGTTGCCATTTGAACCGCCCCTCCCTCGAAGTGGGTCAGCGTCTCCTGTTCAGCGTTCCGCTTCCGGGTCTTCGGCGTCCGGTTGCCCCTTTCGCAGTGGGTTTCTCCTTGGGGCTCTTCGACCTGCTGGGGAGCAGTGTGACGCTTTCTTATGTCTGGAATCCGGTTGAATGTCCGGACCCACTCTAAGTGTATACTGATAGGCGTTGTGCGGTGGGTTTCCTTTGAAGGGCTCTGAGAAACGGTGGATGCCGCGGACGCCATGCCCGGGCTATCGAACCGCATGGCTTCTCCATTTATATGACGGCGCGGGTCCGGATGGATCCGGGATCACGGATCTAAGTCCTGCGGAAAACGGTGGAGGATTGAGGAATGGAGGACCTCACGCCCATCCGCCGCCAGTATCTGGAGCTCAAACGACAATATCCGGATGCGATCCTGTTCTTCCGGCTGGGCGATTTCTATGAGGCCTTCGATGAAGATGCGGA belongs to Thermoflexus sp. and includes:
- a CDS encoding response regulator, which codes for MATGQPGEGRGRPPRVLIIEDNPNEAKALHDLLVWNGFEVVVAATARHGWSRLRSWRPDVVILDLGLPDADGLMVCRAMKADAQLRDIPVLILTGRTAIGELVEGLRIGAEDYVTKPYDPREVLARLHAQLRLGQRIASLKTYHLRWWNLLRSFIPSPIMQALQKAPHEIMGPARMQPLSVLAVSWSGLRERIQEAARPEGLPAGTLHQALNRHLSLFYESVQAEGGTPAPMGDGGTLAWFNAPIPCPDHPVRALRAALALRERIRRLHLELPPPLRLIPRFALHRGLALIGLLGGSTYRHYTPIGEVVETARRLAALAPEGEILLTPSFHEAIQGLLPVRPWTEAPAFVRMPLYLVVMRR